One genomic window of Methanospirillum lacunae includes the following:
- a CDS encoding methyl-accepting chemotaxis protein — translation MNQSNITLKRRLSLLLFVIILISTASTGIGVGLYSYKQNLDLIDSTISSVQQETQDRSEAFFLILAGAEPSIDSEMGRGLPAISKDIGALNKSVSFVTARDLKPIAERNNVDDIYLINGSGVIFSTTYPEDQGFDLKTVGLESFLKNILNSGNSSMDRAAVNALNGEVTKYAYYSEPGSDYIIETSVQLRKALVRTLSQDFTSFLMDDFLPRIQEENPFVLDVDLFSSNTLSQYSLIHEGRKMDPEIYMQVYDKGEVRILSGNNLTVYTHFRPKEKEADYTGNLTSMIVYDISMPGRVLFETAWHTLVILILITLIAFLVSGRLFDRLVVYRLHTILNGLHRIGEGDYSVKIDDSGTDEFSRIANEINRMSGLILAREEELKNLSRDQEGVPDLSCASQK, via the coding sequence ATGAATCAGTCTAATATTACCCTCAAACGAAGATTATCACTTCTTCTCTTTGTAATTATTCTCATCTCGACCGCATCAACAGGTATAGGTGTAGGGCTTTACTCATACAAGCAGAATCTTGATTTAATTGATAGTACTATTTCAAGTGTTCAGCAGGAAACCCAAGATAGATCAGAGGCGTTTTTTCTCATTCTTGCCGGTGCTGAACCGTCAATAGATTCTGAAATGGGCAGAGGTCTGCCTGCTATCTCTAAAGATATCGGAGCACTGAACAAATCCGTTTCTTTTGTCACTGCCCGGGATCTAAAACCGATAGCTGAGCGGAATAATGTCGATGACATCTATTTGATCAATGGGTCTGGTGTAATCTTCTCCACAACATACCCAGAGGATCAGGGATTTGATCTAAAAACCGTCGGGCTTGAATCATTCCTGAAAAATATCCTGAATTCAGGGAACTCCTCGATGGATCGGGCGGCGGTAAATGCACTGAACGGGGAAGTAACGAAGTATGCCTATTACAGCGAGCCCGGTAGCGATTACATCATCGAAACATCGGTTCAACTCCGAAAGGCACTAGTCAGAACCCTATCGCAGGATTTCACCTCGTTTCTGATGGATGATTTCCTCCCAAGAATTCAGGAGGAGAACCCCTTTGTTCTCGATGTTGATCTCTTCTCATCTAATACTCTGAGTCAGTACTCTCTGATCCATGAAGGGAGAAAGATGGATCCAGAGATCTACATGCAGGTCTATGATAAGGGAGAAGTCAGGATTCTCTCCGGGAATAACCTGACAGTCTATACACATTTTAGACCGAAGGAGAAAGAAGCAGATTATACTGGGAATCTGACCAGCATGATTGTCTATGATATAAGCATGCCTGGGAGGGTATTGTTTGAAACAGCCTGGCACACTCTTGTCATTCTGATCCTGATAACTCTCATTGCATTTCTTGTATCTGGCCGGCTTTTTGATCGTTTGGTTGTGTATCGTCTTCATACCATTCTCAATGGATTGCACCGAATCGGTGAGGGAGATTACTCTGTGAAGATAGATGATTCAGGCACTGATGAATTTTCCCGGATTGCCAATGAGATCAACCGGATGTCAGGATTGATCCTTGCTCGTGAAGAGGAACTGAAAAACCTGAGTCGTGATCAGGAAGGAGTGCCGGATCTTTCATGTGCCTCTCAGAAATGA
- a CDS encoding adenosylcobalamin-dependent ribonucleoside-diphosphate reductase, which translates to MTSSPVVDNILSARYLRQGEHTFEDICHRVSHALADDKAEQDRFFEAMISLRFLPNSPTLMNAGTGLGQLSACFTLPVPDSIDGIFEAMKQGAIIHKTGGGTGYNFSHIRPEGSPVRSTDGVASGPVSFMRVFNAATDVIKQGGRRRGANMGILNVWHPDILDFITAKKEEGDIANFNISVMVNDRFMNLVEQKAFELVWLTHPHSGKTVTVGEIWNGIIDGIWENGEPGILFYDEINKRNPTPQLGDIDTTNPCGEQPLLPFESCVLGSINLDACIKDGILDEPLLEETVRMAVRFLDTVIERNIYPIPQIAEATLKTRKIGLGVMGVHDALLRLGIAYDSPEGRSWCEQIMEKLTRTAVDESRILASSLGPFPAWDGSIWKEYPVRNAAMTTVAPTGTISLLAGCSSGIEPIFSFAYTRKNTVGKTFVIVNPVFKEALVQTLSSMHLTGDELKERTEDVISHVHKTGTIQDLAWLPDEFRVLFRTALDISWKDHILMQATFQKYVHASISKTINMPSSATRDDCEEALLMAWKLDLKGITIYRTGSRETVVLALSGETDKNEPVPELKADDGRNLPEKIPSLNMTRPKELSGKTYICQSGCCRLYVTVNLLEGKPIEVFIRTVGIGGCDANSSALGRAISTGLQSGVPYQKFVRQFGKVNCVSAIKNSSSEGVSCADVVGRCIDLAAKHQSITTLEDWSITKTEEKRLCPECRQPLDFGEGCNQGICKHCGWSGCS; encoded by the coding sequence GTGACTTCCTCCCCCGTTGTCGATAATATTCTTTCTGCCAGATATCTCCGCCAAGGAGAACATACCTTCGAAGATATCTGCCATAGAGTGTCTCATGCTCTCGCTGATGATAAAGCTGAACAGGACAGGTTCTTTGAAGCGATGATTTCACTTCGGTTTCTTCCAAACTCCCCCACCCTTATGAACGCCGGCACCGGCCTTGGTCAACTCTCTGCCTGTTTCACCCTCCCGGTCCCGGACTCAATAGACGGGATATTTGAGGCCATGAAACAGGGTGCAATAATTCACAAGACTGGTGGGGGAACAGGATACAACTTTTCACACATCAGACCTGAGGGGTCGCCGGTACGTTCCACTGATGGGGTAGCATCAGGACCTGTTTCATTCATGCGAGTCTTTAATGCAGCAACTGATGTCATCAAACAGGGAGGCCGTCGGAGAGGTGCCAACATGGGGATTCTCAACGTGTGGCACCCTGATATCCTCGATTTCATCACTGCCAAGAAAGAAGAAGGGGATATTGCTAACTTCAATATTTCAGTCATGGTCAACGACCGGTTCATGAATCTGGTGGAACAAAAAGCCTTCGAGTTGGTCTGGCTCACCCACCCGCATTCAGGGAAGACGGTCACTGTCGGGGAGATCTGGAACGGGATTATTGATGGAATCTGGGAGAACGGTGAACCAGGAATTCTCTTCTACGATGAGATCAACAAACGAAATCCCACTCCACAACTGGGTGATATTGATACAACCAACCCATGTGGAGAACAACCACTTCTTCCATTCGAGAGTTGTGTCCTCGGTAGTATCAACCTTGACGCTTGCATCAAAGATGGCATCCTGGACGAACCACTACTGGAAGAGACGGTCAGGATGGCAGTGAGGTTCCTTGACACTGTCATCGAACGTAATATCTATCCCATTCCACAGATTGCAGAAGCAACCCTGAAAACACGAAAGATAGGACTTGGTGTAATGGGGGTTCACGATGCTCTGCTCAGGCTGGGTATCGCATATGATTCTCCAGAAGGAAGATCCTGGTGTGAACAGATAATGGAGAAACTCACCAGGACCGCTGTTGATGAATCTCGGATCCTGGCATCATCCCTTGGACCCTTTCCAGCATGGGATGGGAGCATCTGGAAAGAGTACCCGGTCCGCAACGCTGCCATGACCACAGTGGCGCCTACTGGAACCATCTCACTTCTGGCTGGATGTTCCAGTGGAATAGAACCAATATTCTCTTTTGCTTACACCAGAAAGAACACGGTAGGCAAAACTTTTGTTATCGTCAACCCTGTCTTCAAAGAAGCTCTTGTCCAGACTCTTTCCAGTATGCACCTGACCGGAGATGAACTGAAAGAACGAACTGAGGATGTGATCAGTCACGTCCATAAGACAGGAACCATTCAGGATCTCGCCTGGCTCCCTGATGAATTCAGGGTACTCTTCCGTACAGCCCTGGATATTTCATGGAAAGATCATATCCTGATGCAGGCCACATTCCAGAAATATGTCCACGCTTCTATCAGCAAAACCATCAACATGCCTTCCTCTGCAACACGTGATGACTGCGAAGAAGCCCTGCTTATGGCATGGAAACTCGATCTGAAAGGTATCACGATATACAGAACAGGAAGTAGGGAGACGGTTGTCCTGGCCCTAAGCGGTGAAACCGATAAGAACGAGCCGGTACCCGAACTCAAGGCTGATGATGGTCGCAACCTTCCTGAGAAGATTCCTTCACTTAATATGACACGACCAAAGGAGCTCTCTGGTAAGACCTACATTTGTCAGTCAGGATGCTGCCGTCTTTATGTTACTGTTAATCTTCTTGAAGGAAAACCCATCGAGGTGTTTATCAGAACTGTGGGGATTGGTGGGTGTGATGCAAATAGCAGCGCCCTCGGACGAGCTATCAGTACCGGTCTTCAGAGTGGCGTGCCATACCAGAAATTTGTAAGACAGTTCGGCAAAGTGAACTGTGTTTCTGCCATCAAAAATTCATCATCAGAGGGAGTGTCGTGTGCAGACGTGGTGGGCCGGTGCATTGATCTCGCAGCAAAGCACCAGAGTATCACTACGCTCGAAGACTGGTCGATTACAAAAACGGAAGAAAAACGTCTCTGTCCTGAATGTCGCCAGCCTCTTGATTTCGGGGAAGGATGCAATCAGGGGATCTGCAAGCACTGTGGCTGGTCCGGGTGCAGTTAA
- a CDS encoding HIT family protein, which translates to MITESCIFCTPGPEETILENHEVYARYDKNPVSPGHLLIIPKRHFKSVFEATETELSALWNLIRVAKSYLDETFNPDGYNIGINDGSAAGQTIMHLHIHLIPRYSGDMKDPRGGVRGVIPGKQQY; encoded by the coding sequence ATGATAACTGAATCCTGTATCTTCTGCACACCCGGACCAGAAGAAACTATTCTGGAAAACCATGAAGTCTATGCCAGGTATGATAAAAATCCGGTTTCTCCAGGACACCTATTGATTATCCCAAAACGTCATTTCAAATCTGTTTTTGAGGCTACTGAGACAGAACTCTCTGCACTCTGGAATCTAATAAGGGTAGCGAAATCATATCTTGATGAAACGTTTAACCCTGATGGATACAACATCGGGATCAACGATGGTTCTGCTGCTGGCCAGACAATCATGCACCTGCATATCCATCTTATTCCCCGGTACTCCGGGGATATGAAAGACCCCAGAGGCGGAGTAAGAGGAGTGATACCAGGGAAACAGCAGTACTAA